In Arctopsyche grandis isolate Sample6627 chromosome 13, ASM5162203v2, whole genome shotgun sequence, one DNA window encodes the following:
- the Polr3B gene encoding RNA polymerase III subunit RpIII128 — protein MGELGPDWTATSRKELSKPVKLLEDKWKLVPAFLQVKGLVKQHIDSYNYFINVEIKKIVQINEKVFSDADPLFYVKYLNAYVGKPDVEESFNNSRPTTPHECRLRDLTYSAPITVDIEYTRGNQRVIRNNLMIGRMPLMLRSSNCVLTNKSHFQLSKLNECPHDPGGYFIIRGQEKVILIQEQLSRNRMIVDEFKGSIQCQVTSSTREKKSRTIIIAKNGKYVLRHNSFVDDIPVAVMFKALGICSDQEIMQLVGTDKNVIKKMAPCLLECHNLKVFTQQKALEYMGAKLRVKRFVTAASKIKTPADEARDLLATTILAHVPVENYNFYVKAIYTALMVRRVIEAEINKLSIDDPDYYGNKRLELAGSLLGLMFEDLFKRFNWELKLIADKIIPKMKAAQFDIVKHMRPDLITNGLFSAISSGNWIIKRFKMERYGVTQVLSRLSYISALGMMTRVNSQFEKTRKVSGPRSLQASQWGMLCPSDTPEGEACGLVKNLALMTHITTESNEYPIIRLACNAGVEDVRLLGGEEINHPNVYMVFLNGNILGIVKNYERLINVFRMFRRRGLISAFVSIYSNHTQRTVYISSDGGRLCRPYIIVKRGQPLVENTHIAELDRGIRKFQDFLNDGLVEYLDVNEENDSYIACTELEIDSELTTHLEIEPFTILGVCAGLVPYPHNNQSPRNTYQCAMGKQAMGTIGYNQRNRIDTLMYNLVYPQCPMVKTKTIELTNFDKLPAGQNATVAVMSYSGYDIEDALILNKASIDRGYGRCLVYRSAKTTMKRYANQTSDRILGPSRDGATNKVIKAHEALDTDGIAAPGEMIENRQVLINKQMPSVTISPVMVGQPQQVDYKDVPVCYKCPVPAYVEKVMVSSNADDAFLIKILYRQTRCPEIGDKFSSRHGQKGVTGLIVEQEDMPFNDYGICPDMIMNPHGFPSRMTVGKTIELIAGKAGLLEGKFHYGTAFGGSKVSDICDELAKHGFNYHGKDIFYSGITGEPLEAYIYSGPVYYQKLKHMVQDKMHARARGPRAVLTRQPTEGRSREGGLRLGEMERDCLIGYGASMLLIERLMISSDAFSTDICNACGRLAYDGWCHTCSSSASVSTIEIPYACKLLFQELTAMNIVPRLTLKKYCE, from the exons ATGGGAGAGTTGGGGCCTGATTGGACCGCAACAAGCAGAAAAGAACTTTCAAAACCTGTCAAACTGCTAGAG GACAAATGGAAACTCGTACCGGCTTTTTTACAAGTGAAAGGACTAGTCAAACAGCACATCGACTCTTACAACTATTTTATAAACGTCGAGATAAAGAAAATCgtccaaataaatgaaaaagtcTTCAGCGATGCTGATCCGCTCTTTTACGTCAAATACTTAAACGCCTATGTGGGCAAACCAGACGTTGAAGAAAGTTTCAACAATTCCAGACCGACAACACCTCACGAGTGTAGATTACGTGATTTGACATATTCGGCTCCCATAACTGTGGATATTGAATATACAAGAGGCAATCAACGAGTTATTCGAAATAATTTGATGATTGGAAG AATGCCATTAATGCTCCGTTCTTCGAATTGCGTTTTGACTAATAAATCACACTTTCAACTGTCCAAATTAAACGAATGTCCCCATGATCCTGGCGGTTACTTTATAATCAGAG gACAAGAGAAAGTTATCTTAATTCAAGAACAGCTGTCCAGAAATAGGATGATTGTGGACGAATTTAAAGGATCAATTCAATGTCAGGTTACTAGCTCGACCCGTGAAAAGAAATCTAGAACCATCATTATTgccaaaaatggaaaatatgtcTTGCGGCACAATTCTTTTGTAGAT GATATACCCGTTGCGGTGATGTTCAAAGCGTTGGGAATATGTAGTGATCAAGAGATTATGCAACTCGTTGGAActgataaaaatgtaattaaaaaaatggcgcCTTGCCTTCTAGAATGCcataatttaaaagtttttacaCAGCAAAAAGCTTTGGAATACATGGGTGCAAAGCTCAGAGTTAAAAG ATTTGTGACAGCCGCTAGTAAAATCAAAACTCCTGCAGATGAAGCTAGAGACCTTTTGGCGACTACTATATTGGCTCACGTTCCAGTAGagaattacaatttttatgtaaaagcTATTTATACAGCTCTAATGGTTCGAAGAGTGATTGAagccgaaatcaataaattgtcTATTGATGATCCCGATTACTATGGAAACAAAAGATTAGAGTTGGCTGGATCTTTGTTGGGCTTGATGTTTGAAGACTTGTTTAAAAGATTCAATTGGGAACTTAAATTAATAGCCGATAAAATCATTCCTAAAATGAAAGCAGCTCAGTTTGATATTGTCAAGCATATGAGACCTGATTTGATTACTAATGGTCTTTTCAGCGCCATTTCTAgt ggtaattggattattaaaaGATTCAAAATGGAACGGTATGGAGTCACGCAAGTGTTGAGCCGTCTCAGCTACATATCTGCCCTTGGCATGATGACTAGAGTTAATTCACAGTTCGAAAAGACCCGAAAAGTATCAGGTCCGAGGTCGTTGCAAGCGTCGCAGTGGGGTATGCTCTGTCCATCTGACACTCCTGAAGGTGAAGCTTGCGGCTTGGTGAAAAATTTAGCGCTGATGACTCACATAACTACAGAAAGCAATGAATATCCTATTATTCGTTTGGCATGCAATGCTGGCGTTGAAGACGTGCGACTGCTAGGCGGCGAAGAAATAAACCATCCCAATGTCTACATGGTGTTCTTGAATG GTAATATATTAGGTATTGTTAAAAACTACGAGCGACTCATCAATGTCTTCAGAATGTTCCGACGTAGAGGACTTATTTCTGCGTTTGTATCCATTTATTCAAACCATACCCAGAGGACTGTTTACATCAGCAGTGACGGTGGTAGATTGTGCCGTCCGTACATTATAGTAAAACGTGGGCAGCCTTTAGTCGAAAACACTCATATAGCTGAACTCGATCGAGGAATACGGAAGTTTCAAGATTTTCTGAACGACGGTCTCGTCGAATATCTGGACGTCAATGAAGAAAATGACAGCTACATCGCATGCACCGAGCTAGAAATCGATTCAGAATTAACGACACATTTAGAAATAGAACCGTTTACCATTTTGGGAGTTTGTGCAGGATTGGTTCCTTATCCCCACAACAATCAAAGTCCTCGTAATACATATCAATGTGCTATGGGTAAACAGGCGATGG GCACCATCGGATATAATCAACGGAATCGTATTGATACTTTGATGTACAATCTAGTATACCCGCAATGTCCTATGGTCAAAACTAAAACGATCGAACTTACCAATTTTGACAAATTACCTGCCGGACAAAATGCAACGGTTGCAGTAATGAGCTACAGTGGATACGATATAGAAGACgctttaatattaaacaaagcATCCATCGATCGAGGGTATGGAAGATGTTTGGTGTACAGAAGCGCTAAGACTACCATGAAACGTTACGCAAACCAAACTTCAGATCGTATACTCGGTCCGTCTCGAGACGGAGCCACTAATAAGGTGATTAAAGCTCATGAAGCTCTGGACACTGACGGTATAGCAGCGCCCGGTGAAATGATTGAAAATAGACAAGTGCTCATAAATAAGCAAATGCCATCGGTGACTATAAGCCCTGTGATGGTGGGACAACCGCAGCAGGTTGATTATAAAGACGTTCCCGTGTGTTATAAATGCCCTGTCCCTGCCTATGTTGAAAAGGTCATGGTGTCATCAAACGCAGACGATGCTTTcttgattaaaatattgtatcgACAAACCCGTTGTCCTGAAATCGGGGATAAGTTCAGTTCTCGGCATGGGCAAAAAGGTGTCACGGGATTGATCGTAGAACAGGAGGATATGCCTTTTAATGATTATGGTATTTGTCCTGATATGATTATGAACCCTCATGGTTTTCCTTCGCGTATGACAGTCGGAAAAACGATTGAACTCATCGCGGGAAAAGCTGGACTTTTAGAAGGAAAATTTCACTatg GCACTGCTTTTGGCGGATCCAAAGTCTCCGACATCTGCGACGAGTTGGCTAAACATGGCTTCAACTATCATGGAaaagatatattttattctggTATTACAGGAGAGCCATTAGAGGCTTATATCTACTCGGGGCCT GTTTATTATCAAAAGCTGAAACATATGGTGCAAGATAAGATGCACGCTCGAGCTAGAGGTCCTCGTGCTGTTCTCACTAGGCAACCGACTGAAGGTAGATCCCGTGAAGGTGGTTTACGTCTCGGTGAAATGGAGAGAGATTGTTTGATTGGTTACGGAGCCAG tatgtTACTTATCGAACGTCTAATGATATCTTCGGATGCCTTTAGTACTGATATATGCAACGCTTGTGGCCGACTCGCTTATGATGGCTGGTGTCATACTTGTAGCAGCTCAGCGTCTGTTAGCACCATTGAAATACCATACGCTTGTAAACTTTTATTTCAAGAACTAACAGCGATGAATATTGTTCCTAGGCTTACATTAAAGAAATATTGCGAATGa
- the LOC143920657 gene encoding sphingomyelin phosphodiesterase 4 has translation MCALSDLPSRLEAILRAPLRARTEQLEELAITLPAKELQGLLPSLVSSIFGVDGRPSWGLRSTVPPDEIRILFDFLSPAGTIFKICYKLISDPQLKYSFPLRLLPVDVVHMLESGRIPQFYLDLVNVDPQTRQIISLSLNPFDYYMFHFAVHLYCTSYNRESWDAWNTTYYELSCEYLLHFLPSDINATIYPRDLDFTGKTPAVSHMQVTSRHAQFPSLLISQENVGCSGLSGSSTQLHPRGEIWRSETVLQVFIDVWLSIASQQELPQIDGVMCRNRSAYPASEHVRIARALIKQCHGFALGGAGDPTSLGELRRAVPGILSPRAHAHIRHLMHTWPLDSSFRLVLELWFSFIQPWRYIHMKDKKKGFSMRLDTLTEEQRPTRIDDSFIPFISENLLAYTEIFQLVVPRFLRLNLTVPKNATMLFRLTKVFSQTNLVQLLMEVENSVACDIEPMPISESTLNNKSSHLLNSSSPGKLDRTNSSKDSSNQQNWDSIDVTDAITPNQYRPLLLGGGRHMARDLLVYASQAYSESVEILKLREEQIKLQKRGIFSSIYYWFAGDNNNDEMPLEEIKKVPVYLSTSVSQLASIFSLDTNFPLNNESYFRNQNISGSFLNSSLPSREPVHNFNYNVLMSPKQAKDRINQIKYMGDPDLQPVKSFENAFLVRVLHQISSKMNEMYRREMEDTWNRGDVLGVLSKEVLVPPCVIHTYSKSSTHDSMLIRQTLPPRISLRYLASHSFMFWFILCFVISYSMGYRVFSFVVFIFAFWLLTVIFNAIVKTLIPSRNNT, from the exons ATGTGTGCGCTTTCGGATTTACCG TCTCGACTCGAGGCAATTTTGCGTGCGCCGCTGCGTGCTCGCACCGAGCAGTTGGAAGAGCTCGCCATAACGCTTCCAGCCAAAGAATTGCAAGGCTTGCTTCCCTCATTAGTATCCAGCATATTTGGGGTCGATGGACGTCCTTCTTGGGGACTTCGGTCGACGGTGCCACCTGATGAAATTAGAATATTGTTCGACTTCCTGTCACCGGCAGgaactatttttaaaatatgctatAAACTTATAAGCGATCCTCAATTGAAGTATTCTTTCCCATTACGCTTACTGCCT GTGGACGTCGTTCATATGCTGGAAAGCGGTCGGATTCCACAATTCTACTTGGATTTGGTGAATGTAGATCCCCAAACCAGAcaaataatttcattaagtCTAA atccatttgattattatatgTTTCATTTTGCTGTTCATTTATATTGTACATCGTACAATAGAGAGTCTTGGGATGCTTGGAATACCACATACTATGAATTGTCTTGCGAATATTTGTTGCACTTTTTACCAAGCGACATCAATGCGACAATATATCCTAGAGATTTAGATTTCACTGGTAAAACTCCAGCCGTTTCCCACATGCAAGTAACTAGCAG acACGCACAATTTCCATCATTATTAATATCGCAAGAAAATGTGGGATGCTCCGGCTTGAGTGGTTCCAGCACACAACTTCATCCGCGCGGTGAAATATGGAGATCGGAGACTGTTTTACAAGTATTCATAGACGTCTGGTTGAGCATTGCTTCGCAACAAGAACTCCCTCAAATTGATGGGGTGATGTGCCGTAATaga AGTGCATATCCTGCTAGTGAACATGTACGAATTGCTAGAGCTTTGATTAAACAATGTCATGGATTCGCTTTGGGTGGGGCGGGTGATCCAACAAGTCTCGGCGAACTTAGACGAGCCGTCCCGGGAATATTATCTCCTAGAGCTCATGCCCATATCAGACATCTGATGCACACATGGCCTCTAGATTCTTCGTTCAGGCTGGTTCTCGAATTGTGGTTCAGCTTCATACAACCATGGAGGTATATTCATATGAAAGATAAGAAAAAAGG ATTTTCAATGCGATTGGATACTTTGACGGAAGAACAACGGCCGACACGTATCGATGATTCGTTCATTCCTTTTATTTCTGAAAATTTGCTTGCGTATactgaaatatttcaattagttGTTCCAAGATTTTTACGATTGAATTTAACTGTTCCAAAAAATGCTACTATGCTTTTCCGTCTAACTaag GTGTTTTCACAAACTAATCTTGTTCAATTGTTGATGGAAGTGGAAAATTCGGTTGCTTGTGATATAGAACCTATGCCTATTTCCGAGAgcactttaaataataaatcatcgcatttattaaattcatcGAGTCCAGGCAAATTGGATAGAACAAATAGTAGTAAAGACAGTAG taatCAACAAAATTGGGATTCAATTGATGTAACGGACGCAATAACGCCAAACCAATATCGTCCACTGTTGCTTGGTGGTGGTAGACATATGGCGAGAGATTTGCTAGTTTATGCATCACAAGCTTATTCCGAATCAGTGGAAATTCTCAAACTTAGAgaagaacaaataaaattacaaaaaagag GTATTTTCAGTTCCATTTATTATTGGTTTGCTGGGGATAATAATAACGATGAGATGCCAttagaagaaattaaaaaagttCCAGTTTATTTAAGTACATCTGTTTCACAGCTTGCAAGCATTTTTTCG TTGGATACAAACTTCCCATTGAATAATGAATCGTATTttagaaatcaaaatatttctgGGAGCTTTTTAAATTCCTCTTTGCCTTCTAGAGAACCTGTACATAACTTCAATTATAACGTACTTATGTCTCCAAAGCAG GCTAAAGATCggattaatcaaataaaatatatgggcGATCCAGATTTGCAACCGGTTAAATCATTCGAGAATGCATTCTTAGTTCGAGTACTGCATCAAATTTCGTCTAAGATGAATgaaatg tatcGTCGTGAGATGGAAGATACATGGAATAGAGGTGATGTATTGGGTGTTCTGAGTAAAGAGGTTCTCGTTCCTCCGTGCGTCATTCATACATACTCTAAAAGTAGCACTCATGATAGTATGCTTATTCGTCAGACTTTGCCGCCACGGATATCTTTGCGCTATCTCGCTTCGCACTCCTTCATGTTTTGGTTTATCCTGTGCTTCGTCATCTCGTATTCAATGGGCTACAGAGTGTTCTCTTtcgttgtatttatttttgcattttggTTGTTGACTGTTATTTTTAATGCTATTGTGAAAACGTTAATTCCATCAAGgaataatacatag
- the LOC143920654 gene encoding uncharacterized protein LOC143920654 — protein sequence MPRRVSAESAHSMEWEPELELELDPGPEMEQLEPPPPPSPPQKTRLAEELVEEGELTDSDPEEPRPHSRSRTRTRTQKFLFDVNEADAMDMHSSFNNTDLIAMEKRANRFGLDKKSDVLTLDKELQQLYHTLNIINDDDVRHAQFDTIHIRGTEKMNTNDVFEYFFTHRPLFLEWVDENSCNVVWKDNISAARAMIFYSKAIKYDDDPEVMDESDEIFINNIWNDALPLAKIPVTIPVGRWRAGAPHPKSEYIFVRFGNKSDKKLSESEKLKIISKKYENSDDVDCEVGKFSESMKSKIKSAVLLQEDEKTKNPWGDLCKTWGINDSQEVFVDSSNIVARRMAPIVDPTRKNVKDRIGTIPVHQRLTLSKDESQSNNIINRLGKRNKDQRETNNSNTEDEDEHSSSDEEWRSKSKVPRMRMHADDEEKKMAKTKDTPISDQKNMNPIIVEVKNEALSDVDSESSDVKETFRSNVSQNRRKAADRDTKSNVYLRLGNRRYSSESDSDEHENSTRGRSSVINKVQSNNRQKSTVASTVWSRLDFVKNRAVLSETEEDDSENENCSDLRNALSKTIIEQTSDKQDLRERIQKKRSNQRSPLRIEVTNELYSDRM from the exons ATGCCCCGAAGAGTCAGCGCGGAGAGCGCTCACAGCATGGAGTGGGAACCGGAACTGGAACTGGAATTAGACCCGGGACCGGAGATGGAGCAGCTGGAACCGCCACCGCCACCTTCACCTCCACAAAAAACCCGTCTGGCCGAAGAGCTGGTCGAAGAAGGCGAACTCACCGACTCGGATCCTGAAGAGCCGCGCCCTCACTCTCGCTCTCGCACTCGCACACGCACCCAG AAATTCTTGTTTGATGTGAATGAAGCAGATGCCATGGATATGCACTCATCTTTCAATAACACCGATCTTATCGCTATGGAAAAAAGAGCGAATCGATTCGGCTTGGATAAAAAGAGTGACGTGCTAACTCTGGATAAAGAATTGCAACAGTTGTATCACACTCTTAATATAATCAATGATGACGATGTACGACATGCTCAATTTGATACTATTCACATTCGCGGTACAGAAAAGATGAATACCAACGAtgtgtttgaatattttttcactCATAGACCTCTATTTCTGGAATGGGTGGATGAAAACTCTT GTAATGTTGTGTGGAAAGATAACATTTCCGCCGCCAGGGCtatgatattttattcaaaagctATTAAATACGACGACGATCCAGAAGTTATGGATGAGTctgacgaaatttttattaataatatttggaaTGATGCTCTTCCATTGGCAAAAATACCAGTTACCATACCGGTTGGAAGATGGCGAGCTGGAGCTCCTCATCCGAAAtctgaatatatttttgttcgATTTGGTAACAAAAGTGATAAGAAATTAAGTGAATCGGAAAAgcttaaaattatttctaaaaaatacGAGAATTCAGATGATGTTGATTGTGAAGTTGGTAAGTTTTCGGAATCGATGAAATCTAAGATAAAATCTGCTGTTTTATTACAAGAAGATGAAAAAACAAAGAATCCATGGGGTGATTTATGTAAAACTTGGGGAATAAACGATTCTCAGGAGGTTTTCGTGGACAGTAGCAATATTGTGGCGCGTCGAATGGCGCCAATCGTGGATCCAACGAGGAAAAACGTTAAAGACAGAATTGGGACAATTCCAGTGCATCAAAGATTGACACTTTCAAAAGATGAATCGCAAtctaataatataatcaatagATTAGGTAAAAGAAACAAAGATCAACGGGAAACAAATAATAGTAATACTGAAGATGAGGACGAACACTCGAGCAGTGACGAAGAATGGAGAAGTAAGAGCAAAGTTCCTCGAATGAGAATGCACGCTGATGATGAAGAGAAGAAGATGGCAAAAACAAAAGACACTCCCATATCCGACCAGAAAAATATGAATCCAATTATCGTAGAAGTAAAAAATGAGGCATTGTCAGATGTCGACTCCGAGTCATCTGACGTCAAAGAAACATTCAGAAGTAACGTATCTCAAAATAGAAGAAAAGCTGCCGATAGAGATACTAAATCAAATGTCTACTTAAGATTAGGGAATAGAAGATATTCTTCCGAAAGTGATAGTGATGAACATGAAAATTCCACTAGAGGAAGATCTAGTGTGATAAACAAAGTTCAGTCAAACAATCGGCAAAAGTCTACAGTTGCATCAACGGTTTGGTCCAGGTTAGACTTTGTCAAGAACCGAGCCGTTCTCTCCGAGACTGAGGAAGACGATTCAGAAAATGAAAATTGTTCCGATTTACGAAATGCACTATCAAAAACCATAATTGAACAGACCAGTGATAAGCAAGATCTTCGTGAAAGAATACAAAAGAAAAGAAGTAATCAAAGAAGTCCATTGAGGATTGAAGTTACAAATGAATTGTATTCAGAcagaatgtaa
- the LOC143921088 gene encoding glyoxalase domain-containing protein 4 → MAKLSGRALHYVLKVADRTATAHFYRDILGMKVLRHEEFTEGCEAQCNGPYANRWSKTMVGYGPEDDHFVVELTYNYGITSYDKGNDFVGITIKSKETIERAKANNWAITEEDGQKVLEAPGGYKFFILEEPQPTDSDPVTKVTLACSNIQQTLAYWNGLLQLDLYGKKPKSAVFGFGANQAKLEFVDIGEPLNRAKAYGRIAFSCPFDVQPEIDRRIKEADQKILTPLISLDTPGKATVRVIILADPDGHEICFVDDEAFRQLSQVDAKGDELLTRYIKSDKSRE, encoded by the exons ATGGCAAAGTTGTCAGGACGTGCATTGCATTATGTGCTGAAGGTTGCTGATCGCACAGCCACCGCCCACTTCTACAGAGACATCTTGGGCATGAAG GTGCTTCGTCATGAAGAATTCACTGAAGGCTGTGAGGCACAGTGCAATGg tCCATATGCAAATCGTTGGAGTAAAACGATGGTTGGATATGGTCCCGAGGATGATCACTTTGTCGTTGAATTAACATACAATTATGGAATAACATCATATGATAAAGGAAATGATTTCGTTGGTATTACTATTAAATCAAAAGAAACAATCGAAAGAGCGAAAGCTAACAATTGGGCCATAACTGAAGAAGATGGCCAGAAAGTTCTAGAAGCACCTGGCggttataaatttttcattttggagGAACCACAACCTACCGATTCAG ATCCTGTAACAAAAGTAACGTTGGCCTGTTCGAATATTCAACAAACGTTAGCATATTGGAACGGACTTCTACAATTGGACCTCTACGGAAAAAAACCAAAATCTGCTGTATTTGGGTTTGGCGCCAATCAGGCCAAACTCGAGTTTGTCGATATCG GTGAACCACTCAATAGAGCCAAAGCGTACGGTAGGATTGCGTTCTCTTGCCCCTTTGATGTGCAACCTGAAATCGATCGAAGAATCAAAGAAGCCGACCAAAAGATTCTCACTCCGTTGATATCACTCGATACCCCCGGAAAAGCCACAGTCAGGGTGATCATCCTGGCCGATCCGGACGGCCACGAGATATGTTTTGTCGACGATGAAGCTTTCAGGCAGCTGTCCCAGGTTGATGCCAAAGGAGATGAGCTCCTGACACGCTATATTAAATCGGATAAATCTCGTGAATGA